A portion of the Lolium rigidum isolate FL_2022 chromosome 1, APGP_CSIRO_Lrig_0.1, whole genome shotgun sequence genome contains these proteins:
- the LOC124683142 gene encoding uncharacterized protein LOC124683142: MRQDADLDQLVKELVENDMVLQAVIAEAEMLIFPSILLPEQHKTFQGKPYLWAVFKRRKSKVATVEAQHGRRHCAQKEIGEQLASHCSVSKEVHHLTGLNMDGGLEAPEESEMQGMEQEQNPSLPRANTQSPATRDPTMDATASANHGHTHSRLAVSTGAMFGFVVQRGPRIEQFIQELQREGAVVVAMRGEMIGSGLGPAAASGREADKMPQPSSS; encoded by the exons ATGAG GCAAGATGCAGACCTGGATCAACTAGTTAAGGAACTTGTGGAGAATGATATGGTCTTACAAGCTGTTATTGCCGAAGCTGAGATGCTCATATTTCCTTCTATTCTACTGCCTGAGCAACACAAAA CCTTCCAAGGGAAACCATACCTGTGGGCGGTGTTCAAGCGCAGAAAAAGTAAGGTTGCCACAGTGGAAGCGCAACATGGGAGAAGACACTGTGCACAGAAGGAGATTGGAGAACAGCTTGCTTCACATTGCAGTGTGAGCAAAGAAGTTCACCATCTTACTGGGTTAAACATGGACGGTGGACTTGAAGCTCCAGAAGAATCGGAGATGCAAGGTATGGAGCAGGAACAGAATCCCTCTTTGCCTAGAGCCAACACCCAGAGTCCTGCTACTAGAGATCCAACTATGGATGCTACAGCGTCTGCAAACCATGGACATACCCACTCGAGATTGGCTGTTTCTACAGGAGCAATGTTTGGTTTTGTGGTTCAGCGGGGTCCGAGAATCGAGCAATTCATCCAAGAGTTGCAACGTGAAGGCGCTGTAGTCGTTGCAATGCGTGGGGAGATGATAGGGTCAGGTCTTGGCCCGGCAGCAGCAAGTGGTAGAGAGGCGGACAAGATGCCACAACCGAGCTCGTCATGA
- the LOC124654888 gene encoding uncharacterized protein LOC124654888: MGKNIQLDTKRLSIGLSEDGGTDEDKIKRTWMEEKLETHEDGEDSEVEIQGSKKIRKFITNGDDEDDDNAQNLICAEKGTAGFTEAMDSSIQLKDQSIRLVEDGGDISGNSRKRTEQLPEENPKTHEDNDSEEPDSCRPKKRRRKLILIDYEDDEDGDQNRAGVEIGTARLTKETVVVKECSTEVSSPFLSASLMLQQYGSLPIDEHVWSGTINISSNKNISLAAHLSTKCCEEAWNLAESLQQEIAH; this comes from the exons ATGGGAAAGAACATTCAACTTGATACTAAAAGGCTGAGCATTGGCCTTTCGGAGGATGGAGGAACTGATGAAGACAAGATTAAGAGAACTTGGATGGAGGAGAAGCTCGAGACACATGAGGACGGTGAAGATAGTGAAGTTGAGATTCAAGGGTCGAAGAAGATAAGAAAATTTATAACAAAtggagatgatgaggatgatgacaaTGCTCAAAATCTTATATGTGCTGAAAAAGGTACTGCTGGATTTACCGAAGCAATGGACTCCTCCATTCAACTTAAAGATCAAAGCATTAGGCTTGTAGAAGATGGTGGAGACATTAGTGGAAactcgaggaaaaggacagaacaATTGCCGGAAGAGAACCCTAAGACACATGAAGACAATGATAGTGAAGAACCTGATAGCTGTAGGCCAAAAAAACGTAGGAGAAAACTTATTCTCATTGACTACGAAGACGACGAGGATGGTGATCAAAATCGGGCAGGTGTTGAAATTGGTACTGCTAGATTGACAAAAGAAACGGTTGTTGTGAAGGAATGTTCTACCGAAGTCTCTAGTCCATTTCTGTCTGCATCTTTAATGCTGCAACAGTATGGTTCCCTGCCCATAGATGAACACGTTTGGAG CGGAACCATTAATATAAGCAGCAACAAAAATATTTCATTGGCTGCACATTTGTCAACCAAATGCTGTGAGGAGGCGTGGAACCTGGCAGAATCCTTGCAGCAAGAGATT GCCCACTGA